Proteins from a single region of Pseudarthrobacter sp. NIBRBAC000502772:
- a CDS encoding proteasome assembly chaperone family protein has protein sequence MLERISGSLLDPGALYASNIELFHSPALRGLNLVMGFTGFADAGHVVRQINAELLDTLDAEPVAVFDADQLIDYRSRRPHISFVEDHLQDYQQPKLALYQLTDGLGSPFLLLAGFEPDLQWERFARAVVGIVEKLDVNLVTWIHSIPMPVPHTRPVGVTVHGNRPELIEGISVWKPTVDVPAAVGHILELRLMEAGRNVAGYVIHVPHYLAEAEYPPAAVAGLEFLGAATSLMLPADRLREAGREVGRQIAEQVAASDDVQQVVTRLEERYDEKAEGTVRRSLLADENDELPNGDELGAAVEAYLARENPHP, from the coding sequence GTGCTTGAACGGATTTCCGGTTCCCTGCTGGACCCCGGTGCGCTCTATGCGAGCAACATCGAGCTGTTCCACAGCCCGGCGCTCCGCGGGCTGAACCTGGTGATGGGTTTCACCGGCTTCGCCGATGCCGGCCACGTGGTGAGGCAGATCAATGCGGAGCTCCTGGACACCCTCGACGCCGAGCCGGTGGCGGTGTTTGACGCCGACCAGCTCATCGACTACCGGTCGCGGCGGCCCCACATCTCCTTTGTGGAGGATCACTTGCAGGACTATCAGCAGCCGAAGCTGGCGCTGTACCAGCTGACGGACGGGCTCGGCAGCCCCTTCCTGCTGCTGGCCGGTTTTGAACCCGACCTTCAATGGGAGCGGTTCGCGCGCGCCGTCGTCGGCATTGTGGAAAAGCTGGACGTGAACCTCGTGACCTGGATCCACTCCATTCCCATGCCGGTGCCGCACACGCGCCCGGTAGGTGTGACAGTCCACGGCAACCGTCCGGAACTGATCGAGGGCATCTCGGTCTGGAAGCCCACCGTTGACGTTCCGGCGGCCGTGGGCCACATTCTGGAGCTGCGGCTGATGGAAGCCGGGCGCAATGTTGCCGGCTACGTGATCCACGTTCCGCACTACCTCGCTGAGGCGGAGTACCCGCCGGCCGCCGTAGCCGGACTCGAATTCCTCGGTGCCGCTACGTCCCTGATGCTGCCGGCGGACCGGCTGCGCGAAGCGGGCCGGGAAGTGGGCCGCCAGATCGCCGAGCAGGTGGCCGCCTCCGACGATGTGCAGCAGGTGGTCACCCGGCTGGAGGAGCGCTACGACGAGAAGGCCGAAGGCACCGTCCGGCGCTCCCTCCTGGCCGATGAAAATGACGAACTGCCCAACGGGGACGAACTGGGCGCGGCAGTGGAGGCCTACCTGGCCCGCGAGAACCCGCACCCGTAG
- a CDS encoding leucyl aminopeptidase, protein MVKNTEINLSTLAKDLKRTPSDAVVIGVGQGTDGPVLLENPLTAKSAEALTDSLKVLGVTGAADQVVRLPGLPETGSGVLVLAGVGKVAAGRPLTEEALRRAAGSAVRQLSGLPTVVLALPTAGVADVAAVAEGAALGAYSFTEYRSSNDGLKDPVRNAVIYTDVTANDALRSALTRAGLIGKAVNATRSLVNQPPSHLYPESFAEAAKELSKGLPVKVTVWDEKRLEKEGFGGIMGVGKGSTRQPRLVKVEYAPAKATAKIALVGKGITFDTGGISIKPALGMGDMKSDMAGAAVVLNTVLAIAGLGLPVKATAWLCIAENMPSGAASRPADVLTMFGGKTVEVLNTDAEGRLVMADGIVAASLEYPDAIIDVATLTGAQLIALGNRTAGVMGSDSVTGPLKAAADRAGELVWPMPLPEELRPSIDSQVADLANIGERHGGMMTAAVFLREFVGKAKDGEQIPWAHIDIAGPSFNNGSPYGYTHKQGTGCTVRTLVAYVEDILAAAA, encoded by the coding sequence GTGGTCAAGAATACTGAAATCAACCTTAGTACCCTCGCCAAGGACCTGAAGAGGACCCCCAGTGACGCCGTTGTCATCGGCGTGGGACAGGGAACGGACGGCCCCGTCCTGCTTGAGAATCCGCTGACCGCAAAATCGGCTGAAGCGCTCACAGACTCCCTGAAGGTCCTGGGCGTCACCGGCGCCGCTGACCAGGTCGTCCGGCTGCCCGGCCTGCCGGAAACGGGTTCCGGGGTCCTGGTCCTCGCCGGCGTCGGCAAGGTGGCCGCTGGCCGCCCGCTGACCGAAGAGGCCCTGCGGCGTGCCGCAGGTTCTGCCGTCCGCCAGCTCAGCGGCCTGCCCACCGTTGTCCTCGCGCTCCCGACGGCGGGAGTCGCCGACGTCGCGGCGGTCGCCGAAGGTGCCGCCCTGGGAGCCTATTCGTTCACCGAGTACCGGTCGTCCAACGACGGGCTGAAGGATCCGGTCCGCAACGCAGTGATCTACACGGACGTTACCGCCAATGATGCGCTCCGCTCTGCGCTGACGCGGGCAGGCCTGATCGGCAAAGCCGTCAACGCCACTCGGTCCCTGGTCAACCAGCCGCCCAGCCACCTCTACCCCGAATCCTTCGCCGAGGCCGCCAAGGAACTGTCCAAGGGCCTGCCTGTTAAAGTCACGGTCTGGGACGAAAAGCGCCTGGAAAAGGAAGGCTTCGGCGGCATCATGGGCGTGGGCAAGGGGTCCACGCGCCAGCCCCGCCTGGTGAAGGTCGAATACGCCCCTGCAAAGGCCACCGCAAAAATCGCCTTGGTGGGCAAGGGCATCACGTTCGACACCGGCGGAATTTCGATCAAGCCGGCCCTTGGCATGGGTGACATGAAGAGCGATATGGCGGGCGCCGCCGTCGTACTTAATACTGTGCTCGCCATCGCGGGACTTGGCCTGCCGGTGAAGGCGACCGCCTGGCTCTGCATCGCGGAAAACATGCCCTCCGGTGCGGCCTCACGGCCGGCGGATGTCCTTACCATGTTCGGCGGCAAGACCGTTGAGGTGCTGAACACCGATGCCGAGGGCCGCCTGGTCATGGCAGATGGCATCGTCGCAGCGAGCCTCGAATACCCTGACGCCATCATCGACGTCGCCACCCTCACCGGTGCGCAGCTCATCGCCCTCGGCAACAGGACCGCCGGCGTGATGGGCTCTGACAGTGTCACCGGACCGCTCAAGGCCGCCGCCGACCGTGCGGGCGAGCTGGTGTGGCCCATGCCGCTGCCGGAGGAACTGCGCCCGAGCATCGACTCCCAGGTGGCCGACCTCGCCAATATCGGTGAGCGTCACGGCGGCATGATGACCGCGGCTGTCTTCCTGCGCGAGTTTGTGGGCAAGGCCAAAGACGGGGAGCAGATCCCCTGGGCGCACATCGACATCGCCGGCCCCTCCTTCAACAACGGAAGCCCTTACGGCTACACCCACAAGCAGGGCACGGGCTGCACGGTCCGCACACTGGTTGCCTACGTGGAGGACATCCTGGCGGCTGCCGCCTGA
- a CDS encoding nitrate/nitrite transporter translates to MTAPRAWLIWTIGIFAYLVAVSQRTSFGVVGLEATERFHAGASAISFFTVLQLLVYAGLQIPVGLLVDRFGSRAMIAGGAVLMGLGQLQLAFADTIPGGVAGRVLVGAGDAMTFISVIRLIPLWFAPARVPLVTQLTGMSGQLGQLFSVLPFAFVLHSFGWTSGFLMLAGMAGMAVVLVLVLLKDHPPGAPAPQAQQGLKATGASLARAWRQPGTRLGMWSHFTIQFSGTVFAMTWGYPFLISGQGLDAGTVAGLMTLYVAAAMAVGPFIGQFVSRHPLRRSTMVLLIAGATAAAWAAVLLMPGRSPLWLLACLVVVLAIGGPGSMIGFDFARTFNPAHRIGTATGIVNVGGFIAALVAIFLIGLVLDVLLASGYSDGVLYGLEPFRIALSVQFLLLGFGAAMTIVCRRKVRRQMAAQGVVVPPLLRAMAQQRRANQRRRPSVSKDRAGKD, encoded by the coding sequence GTGACTGCACCCCGAGCCTGGCTGATCTGGACCATCGGCATCTTCGCCTACCTTGTGGCCGTCTCCCAGCGCACGTCATTCGGTGTGGTGGGACTTGAGGCCACCGAGCGGTTCCATGCCGGCGCGTCCGCCATCTCCTTCTTCACAGTGCTGCAGTTGCTGGTCTACGCCGGCCTGCAGATCCCCGTGGGCCTGCTGGTGGACAGATTCGGCTCGCGCGCCATGATCGCCGGTGGAGCCGTCCTGATGGGTCTTGGCCAGCTCCAGTTGGCCTTCGCCGACACCATCCCCGGCGGTGTGGCGGGGCGGGTTCTGGTGGGCGCCGGGGACGCCATGACCTTTATTTCCGTGATCCGCCTGATTCCGTTGTGGTTCGCGCCGGCCAGGGTTCCCCTGGTCACCCAGCTGACGGGCATGTCAGGCCAGCTCGGGCAGCTTTTCAGTGTGCTTCCCTTCGCCTTTGTCCTGCATTCCTTCGGCTGGACCTCCGGTTTCCTGATGCTGGCGGGCATGGCGGGCATGGCGGTTGTCCTGGTGCTGGTGCTCTTGAAGGACCACCCGCCCGGTGCGCCCGCGCCGCAGGCGCAGCAGGGGTTGAAAGCCACAGGCGCCTCGCTCGCGCGGGCCTGGCGCCAGCCGGGCACCCGGCTGGGGATGTGGAGCCACTTCACCATCCAGTTCAGCGGCACCGTCTTCGCCATGACCTGGGGATATCCGTTCCTGATCTCGGGGCAGGGCCTGGATGCCGGAACCGTGGCCGGCCTGATGACCTTGTATGTTGCGGCGGCGATGGCGGTGGGCCCCTTCATTGGGCAGTTTGTCTCCCGCCACCCGCTTCGCCGGTCAACGATGGTCCTGCTCATCGCCGGCGCCACGGCCGCTGCCTGGGCCGCGGTGCTGCTGATGCCTGGCCGTTCCCCGCTATGGCTGCTGGCGTGCCTGGTGGTCGTCCTGGCCATCGGGGGGCCTGGCTCGATGATCGGGTTTGATTTCGCACGGACGTTCAATCCGGCGCACAGGATCGGAACCGCAACGGGCATCGTGAACGTGGGCGGCTTCATCGCGGCCCTCGTGGCCATCTTCCTGATCGGCCTGGTGCTGGACGTCCTGCTGGCCAGCGGCTATTCCGACGGCGTCCTGTACGGGCTGGAACCGTTCCGGATCGCACTCAGCGTACAGTTCCTGCTGCTGGGCTTTGGCGCCGCCATGACGATTGTCTGTCGGCGCAAAGTGCGGCGCCAGATGGCAGCGCAGGGTGTTGTGGTGCCGCCGCTCCTTCGGGCCATGGCGCAGCAGCGGCGGGCGAACCAGCGTCGCCGGCCGTCCGTGTCCAAGGACCGCGCGGGCAAAGACTGA
- a CDS encoding DUF4192 domain-containing protein, with protein MKPSEHLTVRGPEDILGFIPHSLGYWPADSLVAMTLQGNRLGATLRLDLPGPETLADPRDYARTVRDYLLADENADAALLACFTNDGWMEPPGTYRGLLDALQMVLGAAGMPVRDAWYVGDAFWREAFCTDPSCCPSPGRSVQAIRDSMLNAEMVFRGSSVGPAPEDGAHPPPLLSGEDRAAVLASEATWAAQLDRRRGSREQFGQLMAQWEALLANEPGPLPVNNVAFLRASLRVPAWRDAVLVMAAAGQAAALAGAEMFGIFDVGCILAPVGPVLPGPIPSGLPAPGAGLAVREPAGTGAAGPRTRSMPGIPGYGEVLLGLDPVVPAWHTLNSLDNVLEQLSACGGQAGAAALTGRGWIAWCRGRGSYAAAYLGRALDEEPGYRLAELMLELVRRGTLCGWAARKEAAWRKFEPDAA; from the coding sequence ATGAAACCTTCAGAACACCTGACCGTCCGAGGCCCTGAAGACATCCTCGGGTTCATTCCGCATTCCCTGGGCTACTGGCCGGCCGACAGCCTGGTTGCGATGACCCTGCAGGGGAACCGGCTGGGAGCAACTCTGAGGCTGGATCTTCCCGGCCCGGAAACCCTCGCGGACCCGCGGGACTACGCCCGCACGGTGCGCGACTACCTCCTGGCTGACGAGAATGCCGATGCCGCCCTGCTGGCCTGTTTCACCAACGACGGCTGGATGGAACCACCTGGAACATACCGCGGGCTGTTGGATGCACTTCAGATGGTTCTAGGGGCCGCGGGGATGCCGGTGCGGGACGCCTGGTATGTCGGCGACGCCTTCTGGCGTGAGGCTTTTTGCACCGATCCGTCCTGCTGCCCCTCGCCGGGCCGGTCTGTTCAGGCGATCCGGGACAGCATGCTTAATGCCGAGATGGTCTTCCGCGGCAGCAGCGTCGGGCCCGCGCCGGAGGACGGGGCGCATCCTCCACCCCTGCTTTCCGGCGAGGACCGGGCAGCCGTCCTTGCCTCTGAGGCCACGTGGGCGGCACAGCTGGACCGGCGACGGGGGAGCAGGGAACAGTTCGGCCAGCTGATGGCCCAGTGGGAGGCCCTGCTGGCCAATGAGCCTGGGCCTCTGCCCGTCAATAACGTTGCCTTCCTACGCGCGTCGCTCCGGGTGCCCGCCTGGCGTGACGCCGTCCTGGTGATGGCCGCCGCCGGTCAGGCGGCTGCCCTGGCGGGTGCCGAGATGTTCGGGATCTTCGATGTCGGCTGCATCCTGGCTCCGGTGGGGCCCGTACTCCCGGGCCCCATACCATCCGGACTTCCAGCGCCGGGAGCCGGACTGGCAGTACGGGAGCCTGCCGGAACAGGTGCTGCCGGACCCCGTACTCGCAGCATGCCTGGCATTCCAGGATATGGCGAAGTCCTGTTGGGACTGGACCCGGTGGTTCCCGCCTGGCACACCCTTAACAGCCTGGACAATGTGCTGGAGCAGCTGTCGGCGTGCGGCGGGCAGGCCGGTGCAGCCGCGCTGACCGGGCGTGGGTGGATCGCGTGGTGCAGGGGGAGGGGCTCCTACGCTGCTGCGTACCTCGGCCGCGCCCTTGACGAGGAGCCAGGCTACCGGCTCGCCGAACTCATGCTGGAGCTGGTCCGGCGCGGCACCCTCTGCGGCTGGGCTGCACGGAAGGAGGCCGCCTGGCGGAAATTCGAACCGGATGCAGCCTGA